Proteins encoded within one genomic window of Leptolyngbya sp. FACHB-261:
- a CDS encoding SDR family oxidoreductase yields MRILITGATGMLGSALIEQWPQAEDELVALSRAEVDLTALRLIDHLMALRPFDAIVHAAALSRVADCQRQPDLAYRTNVEATAVLGRYACEQQIPLIFTSTDMVFDGEQGQYRTTDQPAPRTVYGQTKWTAEQQLLAVYPQATIVRLSLLLRRGWGFLSWLESEWQAGRTTTIFSDQFRTPLLVADAVRALAQCLQQPRAGLLHLAGPQRVNRMQIAAGFAERLGMPLDLLATKTRAEANLSYPVEHDLSLVTSPEFASLPLCGLDQALDQLV; encoded by the coding sequence CATGCTGGGCAGTGCTCTGATCGAGCAATGGCCTCAGGCTGAGGACGAGTTGGTCGCGCTCAGTCGTGCCGAGGTCGATTTGACAGCGCTAAGGCTGATAGATCACCTCATGGCTTTAAGGCCCTTCGATGCGATTGTGCATGCGGCTGCGCTGTCCCGCGTGGCTGACTGTCAACGACAGCCTGATTTGGCTTACCGCACTAATGTCGAAGCTACTGCTGTGTTGGGGCGTTATGCCTGTGAGCAGCAGATTCCGCTAATTTTCACCTCAACTGACATGGTGTTCGATGGTGAGCAGGGGCAGTATCGAACCACTGACCAGCCAGCACCACGCACAGTTTATGGCCAGACCAAGTGGACGGCTGAGCAACAGTTGCTAGCTGTTTATCCACAAGCAACAATTGTGCGGCTGAGCTTACTATTACGGCGAGGCTGGGGCTTTTTGAGTTGGCTGGAGAGCGAATGGCAGGCGGGGCGTACAACCACAATTTTTAGTGACCAATTTCGCACGCCTCTGTTGGTCGCGGATGCTGTTCGTGCCCTGGCTCAGTGCCTACAACAACCGCGAGCAGGCCTCTTGCATTTAGCAGGGCCGCAGCGAGTTAACCGGATGCAAATCGCAGCTGGCTTTGCCGAGCGGTTAGGTATGCCCTTAGACCTACTGGCGACGAAGACTCGCGCTGAAGCCAATCTCTCTTATCCGGTAGAGCATGACCTCTCGTTAGTTACTAGTCCTGAGTTTGCTTCACTGCCTCTTTGTGGCTTGGATCAAGCTCTAGATCAGTTAGTTTGA